A single genomic interval of Phocoena sinus isolate mPhoSin1 chromosome 15, mPhoSin1.pri, whole genome shotgun sequence harbors:
- the KCTD13 gene encoding BTB/POZ domain-containing adapter for CUL3-mediated RhoA degradation protein 1, producing the protein MSAEASGPEAAEAPSLEVPKPSGLEPGSAAYGLKPLTTNSKYVKLNVGGSLHYTTLRTLTGQDTMLKAMFSGRAEVLTDAGGWVLIDRSGRHFGTILNYLRDGSVPLPESTRELGELLGEARYYLVQGLIEDCQLALQQKRENLSPLCLIPTVTSPREEQQLLASTSKPVVKLLHNRSNNKYSYTSTSDDNLLKNIELFDKLALRFHGRLLFLKDVLGDEICCWSFYGQGRKIAEVCCTSIVYATEKKQTKVEFPEARIFEETLNILIYETPRGPDPALLEATGGAAGGGGAGRGEDEENREHRVRRIHVRRHITHDERPHGQQIVFKD; encoded by the exons ATGTCGGCCGAGGCCTCGGGCCCGGAGGCGGCCGAGGCCCCGTCCCTGGAAGTCCCTAAGCCCTCAGGTCTCGAACCTGGCTCCGCTGCCTACGGTCTCAAGCCATTGACCACGAACAGCAAGTACGTGAAGCTGAACGTGGGCGGCTCGTTGCACTACACGACGCTGCGCACCCTCACGGGACAGGACACCATGCTCAAGGCCATGTTCAGCGGCCGCGCGGAGGTGCTCACTGACGCCGGAG GTTGGGTGCTGATTGACCGGAGCGGCCGCCACTTTGGTACAATCCTCAACTACCTGCGGGACGGGTCCGTGCCACTGCCTGAGAGTACCAGAGAACTGGGGGAGCTTCTGGGCGAAGCACGCTACTACCTGGTACAGGGACTGATTGAGGACTGCCAGCTGGCACTGCAG CAAAAAAGGGAGAACCTGTCCCCGCTGTGCCTCATCCCCACGGTGACATCTCCCCGGGAGGAGCAGCAGCTCCTGGCCAGCACCTCCAAG CCCGTGGTGAAGCTCCTGCACAACCGCAGTAACAACAAGTACTCCTACACCAG CACTTCAGATGACAACCTACTTAAGAACATCGAGCTGTTTGACAAACTGGCCCTGCGCTTCCATGGGCGGCTGCTTTTCCTCAAGGATGTTCTGGGGGATGAGATCTGCTGCTGGTCTTTCTACGGGCAGGGCCGCAAAATCGCCGAGGTGTGCTGCACCTCCATTGTCTATGCTACGGAGAAGAAGCAGACCAAG GTGGAATTCCCAGAGGCCCGGATCTTTGAGGAGACCCTGAACATCCTGATCTACGAGACTCCCCGAGGCCCAGACCCAGCCCTCCTGGAGGCCACAGGAGGTGCAGCTGGAGGTGGCGGGGCAGGCCGGGGGGAGGACGAGGAGAACCGAGAGCACCGTGTCCGCAGAATCCATGTCCGGCGCCACATCACCCACGACGAGCGTCCTCACGGCCAACAGATTGTCTTCAAGGACTGA
- the ASPHD1 gene encoding aspartate beta-hydroxylase domain-containing protein 1 isoform X2, with product MWKGNSPGCNQGAAMEGTGGELGGQGNWGLEDAPGLLARASLPIMPAWPLPLASSALTLLLGALTSLFLWYCYRLGSQDMQALGAGSRAGAVSGRPGGCSEAGRPSPRSSGESVEGPRTEGLVSRRLRAYARRYSWAGMGRVRRAAQGSPGPGGGPGVLGIQRPGLLFLPDLPSAPFVPRDAQRHDVELLESSFPAILRDFGAVSWDFSGTTPLPRGWSPPLAPGCYQLLLYQAGRCQPSNCRRCPGAYRALRGLRSFMSANTFGNAGFSILLPGARLEGRCGPTNARVRCHLGLKIPPGCELVVGGEPQCWAEGHCLLVDDSFLHTMAHNGSPEDGPRVVFIVDLWHPNVAGAERQALDFVFAPDP from the exons ATGTGGAAGGGAAACAGCCCAGGGTGTAACCAGGGAGCAGCCATGGAAGGAACCGGTGGAGAACTGGGGGGACAAGGGAACTGGGGTCTGGAAGATGCCCCAGGCCTCTTGGCCAGGGCCTCCCTGCCCATCATGCCTGCATGGCCATTGCCTCTGGCCTCATCTGCCCTTACCCTGCTCCTTGGAGCTCTCACTTCCCTCTTCCTCTGGTACTGCTACCGCCTGGGCTCCCAAGATATGCAGGCCCTAGGGGCTGGGAGTCGGGCTGGGGCTGTCAGTGGTAGGCCTGGAGGGTGCTCTGAGGCTGGCAGACCAAGCCCACGGAGCTCTGGGGAGTCTGTGGAAGGACCTAGGACAGAAGGCCTAGTGAGCCGTCGCCTTCGGGCCTACGCCAGGCGCTACTCTTGGGCAGGGATGGGTAGGGTGAGGCGGGCGGCTCAGGGTAgcccaggccctgggggagggccAGGGGTCCTGGGCATTCAGCGCCCAGGCCTGCTTTTCCTGCCAGACCTGCCCTCAGCCCCCTTCGTGCCACGGGATGCCCAGCGGCATGATGTGGAGCTCCTGGAGAGCAGCTTCCCTGCCATTTTGAGGGACTTTGGGGCTGTGAGCTGGGACTTCTCAGGGACTACCCCTCTGCCTCGGGGCTGGTCCCCACCACTGGCCCCTGGGTGCTACCAGCTCCTGCTATACCAAGCAGGCCGGTGCCAACCCAGCAACTGCCGCCGGTGCCCGGGGGCCTATCGGGCACTGAGGGGGCTGCGAAGCTTTATGAGTGCCAACACCTTCGGCAATGCTGGCTTTTCCATCCTCCTGCCTGGGGCCCGGCTCGAGGGCCGCTGTGGGCCCACCAATGCCCGAGTCAGATGCCACCTGG GCCTGAAGATCCCCCCTGGCTGTGAGCTGGTGGTCGGGGGTGAGCCCCAGTGCTGGGCTGAGGGACACTGTCTACTGGTGGACGACTCCTTCCTGCATACAATGGCTCATAATG GCTCTCCTGAAGATGGGCCTCGAGTGGTCTTCATCGTGGACCTTTGGCATCCCAATGTGGCTGGGGCCGAACGCCAGGCCCTCGACTTTGTCTTCGCACCAGACCCTTGA
- the ASPHD1 gene encoding aspartate beta-hydroxylase domain-containing protein 1 isoform X1 — protein sequence MWKGNSPGCNQGAAMEGTGGELGGQGNWGLEDAPGLLARASLPIMPAWPLPLASSALTLLLGALTSLFLWYCYRLGSQDMQALGAGSRAGAVSGRPGGCSEAGRPSPRSSGESVEGPRTEGLVSRRLRAYARRYSWAGMGRVRRAAQGSPGPGGGPGVLGIQRPGLLFLPDLPSAPFVPRDAQRHDVELLESSFPAILRDFGAVSWDFSGTTPLPRGWSPPLAPGCYQLLLYQAGRCQPSNCRRCPGAYRALRGLRSFMSANTFGNAGFSILLPGARLEGRCGPTNARVRCHLGSPEDGPRVVFIVDLWHPNVAGAERQALDFVFAPDP from the exons ATGTGGAAGGGAAACAGCCCAGGGTGTAACCAGGGAGCAGCCATGGAAGGAACCGGTGGAGAACTGGGGGGACAAGGGAACTGGGGTCTGGAAGATGCCCCAGGCCTCTTGGCCAGGGCCTCCCTGCCCATCATGCCTGCATGGCCATTGCCTCTGGCCTCATCTGCCCTTACCCTGCTCCTTGGAGCTCTCACTTCCCTCTTCCTCTGGTACTGCTACCGCCTGGGCTCCCAAGATATGCAGGCCCTAGGGGCTGGGAGTCGGGCTGGGGCTGTCAGTGGTAGGCCTGGAGGGTGCTCTGAGGCTGGCAGACCAAGCCCACGGAGCTCTGGGGAGTCTGTGGAAGGACCTAGGACAGAAGGCCTAGTGAGCCGTCGCCTTCGGGCCTACGCCAGGCGCTACTCTTGGGCAGGGATGGGTAGGGTGAGGCGGGCGGCTCAGGGTAgcccaggccctgggggagggccAGGGGTCCTGGGCATTCAGCGCCCAGGCCTGCTTTTCCTGCCAGACCTGCCCTCAGCCCCCTTCGTGCCACGGGATGCCCAGCGGCATGATGTGGAGCTCCTGGAGAGCAGCTTCCCTGCCATTTTGAGGGACTTTGGGGCTGTGAGCTGGGACTTCTCAGGGACTACCCCTCTGCCTCGGGGCTGGTCCCCACCACTGGCCCCTGGGTGCTACCAGCTCCTGCTATACCAAGCAGGCCGGTGCCAACCCAGCAACTGCCGCCGGTGCCCGGGGGCCTATCGGGCACTGAGGGGGCTGCGAAGCTTTATGAGTGCCAACACCTTCGGCAATGCTGGCTTTTCCATCCTCCTGCCTGGGGCCCGGCTCGAGGGCCGCTGTGGGCCCACCAATGCCCGAGTCAGATGCCACCTGG GCTCTCCTGAAGATGGGCCTCGAGTGGTCTTCATCGTGGACCTTTGGCATCCCAATGTGGCTGGGGCCGAACGCCAGGCCCTCGACTTTGTCTTCGCACCAGACCCTTGA